A single Triticum dicoccoides isolate Atlit2015 ecotype Zavitan chromosome 2A, WEW_v2.0, whole genome shotgun sequence DNA region contains:
- the LOC119355148 gene encoding peroxidase 72-like, with translation MALHWSGGLAVAVVAALAVSALFPAGAAGHPPLPGPLVPQFYEHTCPQMQALVGAIVAKEHAKDPRMAASLLRLHFHDCFVQGCDASVLLDADGSGRFTTEKRSNPNRDSLRGYEVIDEIKAALEHACPHTVSCADIAAVAARDSTVLTGGPGWEVPLGRRDSLTASLSGSNNLIPAPNDTLPTITAKFRNQGLDVVDLVALSGAHTIGDSRCVSFRQRLYSQNKDGRPDPTLNPAYAAKLRGRCPRSGGDQILFALDPATQFRFDNQYYKNILAMNGLLSSDEVLLTQSHETMELVKSYAASNELFFDHFAKSMVKMGNISPLTGHNGEIRKNCRRVNHF, from the exons ATGGCGTTGCACTGGAGCGGCGGCCTCGCGGTCGCCGTCGTGGCGGCGCTGGCCGTGTCCGCGCTCTTCCCGGCGGGCGCTGCGGGTCACCCGCCGCTCCCAGGCCCGTTGGTCCCGCAGTTCTACGAGCACACGTGCCCGCAGATGCAGGCGTTGGTGGGCGCCATCGTGGCCAAGGAGCACGCCAAGGACCCCCGCATGGCGGCGTCCCTGCTCCGGCTGCACTTCCACGACTGCTTCGTGCAGGGCTGCGACGCGTCGGTGCTGCTCGACGCCGACGGCAGCGGCAGGTTCACCACCGAGAAGCGGTCCAACCCGAACCGCGACTCGCTGAGGGGCTACGAGGTCATCGACGAGATCAAGGCCGCCCTCGAGCACGCCTGCCCACACaccgtctcctgcgccgacatcgccgccgtcgccgccagggACTCCACCGTGCTG ACGGGCGGGCCGGGCTGGGAGGTGCCACTGGGGAGGAGGGACTCGCTGACCGCCAGCTTGAGCGGCTCCAACAACCTCATCCCTGCTCCCAACGACACCCTCCCCACCATCACCGCCAAGTTCCGCAACCAGGGTCTCGACGTCGTCGACCTCGTCGCGCTCTCAG GAGCACACACCATTGGCGACTCGCGCTGCGTGAGCTTCCGGCAGCGGCTCTACAGCCAGAACAAGGACGGGCGCCCGGACCCGACGCTGAACCCGGCCTACGCGGCCAAGCTCCGCGGGCGGTGCCCCCGGTCCGGCGGCGACCAGATCCTGTTCGCCCTCGACCCCGCCACCCAGTTCCGGTTCGACAACCAATACTACAAGAACATCCTCGCCATGAACGGcctgctcagctccgacgaggtccTGCTCACGCAGAGCCACGAGACCATGGAGCTCGTCAAGAGCTACGCCGCCAGCAACGAGCTCTTCTTCGACCACTTCGCCAAGTCCATGGTCAAGATGGGCAACATCTCGCCGCTCACCGGGCACAACGGCGAGATCAGGAAGAACTGCAGGAGGGTCAACCACTTCTAA